A single region of the Epinephelus moara isolate mb chromosome 14, YSFRI_EMoa_1.0, whole genome shotgun sequence genome encodes:
- the LOC126401485 gene encoding cytochrome c oxidase assembly factor 8 yields the protein MASRTSTAAAGRLTWRILSPFTLHAPCSVSAVNTRQCSSKLATQQDKKPKRSALRPAPSTTHDWIGPPNPLSNLRPIVYRVAENESELEKRLRHLRQETEDWNHEFWTKQNISFSKEKETFIISQLKAKGLTLRDEEGRRRSLNSEEMAVFYKSFLDTNRIRHANYNKEWYRRNFTITLLMAQVTLKNMWRTVTEKHTKTNSTPEKK from the exons ATGGCgtccagaacatcaacagcagcagCGGGTCGTTTAACATGGAGGATTCTCAGCCCCTTCACCCTGCACGCTCCATGCAGTGTGTCAGCGGTGAATACTCGACAGTGTAGCTCCAAACTGGCAACCCAGCAGGACAAGAAACCAAAG AGATCTGCCTTGAGACCGGCACCCAGCACCACACATGACTGGATCGGTCCACCGAACCCTCTGTCCAACCTGCGGCCGATCGTCTATCGTGTCGCTGAGAACGAATCAGAGCTGGAGAAACGTCTGAGACACCTGAGGCAGGAGACGGAGGACTGGAACCACGAGTTCTGGACCAAACAGAACATCAGCTTCAGCaag GAGAAGGAGACTTTCATCATTTCACAGCTGAAGGCAAAAGGCTTGACTTTACGTGATGAGGAAG GACGTCGGCGGTCCCTGAACAGTGAAGAAATGGCGGTGTTTTACAAAAGCTTCCTGGACACAAACAGAATACGACATGCAAATTATAACAA GGAATGGTACCGGCGTAACTTCACCATCACCTTGCTCATGGCCCAAGTCACCCTGAAGAACATGTGGAGGACTGTTACTGAAAAACACACCAAGACAAACAGCACTcctgaaaagaaataa